The Arthrobacter sp. Marseille-P9274 DNA segment CTTAACGGCAAGCACGTCGCCCTGCTGATCGAGGACGAGTACCAGATCCTGGAAGGCTGGTACCCCAAGCTGCGGCTGGAAGAAGCCGGTGCCCGCGTCTCGGTCATCGGTTCCGGAACGAAGAAGAGCTACGGATCCAAGGAACACTACCCGATGGATGCCGATGCTTCCGCGGCCGAAGTCGCTGCCGCCGACTTCGACGCGGTCATTGTTCCCGGCGGCTTCGCACCCGACAACATGCGCCTGCACCCCGAAATGGTCGCCCTGGTACGCGACGCCCACCAGGGCGGCAAACTCGTCGCCGCGATCTGCCACGGCGGATGGATGCTCGCCTCCGCCGGCGTCCTGGCCAACGGTACCCGCGCCACCGGCTACCAGCCCATCCGCGACGACGTGGTCAACGCCGGAGGCACCTGGGTCGACGAACCCGTTGTCATCGACGGCAACGTCATCACCTCCCGCACCCCCGTGGACCTGCCCGCCTTCGGCGCCGCCCTGGTCCACTACCTCGAAAACAACTAACCCCAGCAACCCACAGGCCCACCCGGCTGGCCGTCCCTGGCCCGCCAGAAGGAAGCATCATGAAAATCACCAGCGTAACCGCGACTCCACTCGGAGTGCCTCTCGATGAGGAACTCAGATGGGGCGCCATGGTTGTTAATGTCAAGGGCGGAGTCGTCGTCAGGATAACTACCGACGAGGGGGTCGAGGGCATCGGCGAGGCTGGTTTTTCGGCCGCCTATTTCCCCACCGTCGGTCCGATCATCAACGGGCAGCTCGGGCCCATGCTGGTCGGTCGGGATCCCCGGGACATCGGCGCTCTTTGGCAGGAAATGCTCAATGCCACTCATATGTGGGGACGCCGCGGCATCGAAACCTATGCTTTGAGCGGCATTGACATCGCCCTGTGGGACCTGCTGGGTAAAACAAGCAACCAGCCCGTATACCGTCTGCTTGGTGCATCCAAACCGAAGGTCCGCGCGTACTTCGCTCCCTCACTGAAGCCCACGCCAGCCATCGTCGAAGAAGTCAAGGAAGCCGTCGACAACGGCTTCACCGCCATGAAGCTGCGCGTGACCGGCGATCTGGCCTCCGCCGTCGAACTCATCGGCTCGGTACGCGATGCCATAGGCCGGAACCCAGACATCATGGTTGACGCCAACATGTCCTACGACCGCCGCGGCGCCTACGAACTGGCCAAGGAGCTCGAGCCCTTCCGCCTGACCTGGCTCGAGGAGCCGATCCTCGCACGCAGCCTGAGCCAGTACGTCGAAGACAACACCTGGCTCAGCGACCGCATCAATATCCCTCTGGCTGGCGGGGAATCGTTGTTGACACGGTACGAGTACATCGACCTGCTCAGCCGCCGAACGTTCGACGTGCTCCAGCCGGACTGCACGAGCGTCGGCGGCATCACCGAGGCAAAGCGTGTCGCCGATATGGCCAGCGCCTGGAACATCACCTGCGTTCCCCACATCGCCTGCTCGTCGGGAACCGGGATCGCCCTGGCGGCAGGTCTGCACATGATCCTGGCCTGTGAGAACTCCCCCATGATCGAGTTCGACGCCTACGGCGGTCCGGGCTGGGACGGCCTGCTGGTGGATCCGTTGGAGGTCAAGGACGGATTCGTGCAGGTTAAAGATGCTCCGGGCCTGGGAGTGGAACTGAGCCCCTCCGCCTTTGACGTCTACCACCTCGACCTCTAGACCAGACCGCTCCCCAGCATTAGGAAGGCAATGATGACTACCGCCCCTACCGCCGAACAGGTTGCCGAGTGCATCGGCGCTGCCCGTCTCCTTCCGGTGCTGCGGACCCGCAGCGCTGAGGAGGCGCATGGATTGGCTATGCGCCTCCTCAGCCTGGGTTTGACCTCGGTCGAGCTGACTACCACCACCCCAGGATGGCAGCAGGTGGTTGCCAGCGTGCGCGCGGAGGCGCCCGAGGCTTTGGTAG contains these protein-coding regions:
- a CDS encoding type 1 glutamine amidotransferase domain-containing protein, with the translated sequence MSLNGKHVALLIEDEYQILEGWYPKLRLEEAGARVSVIGSGTKKSYGSKEHYPMDADASAAEVAAADFDAVIVPGGFAPDNMRLHPEMVALVRDAHQGGKLVAAICHGGWMLASAGVLANGTRATGYQPIRDDVVNAGGTWVDEPVVIDGNVITSRTPVDLPAFGAALVHYLENN
- a CDS encoding mandelate racemase/muconate lactonizing enzyme family protein produces the protein MKITSVTATPLGVPLDEELRWGAMVVNVKGGVVVRITTDEGVEGIGEAGFSAAYFPTVGPIINGQLGPMLVGRDPRDIGALWQEMLNATHMWGRRGIETYALSGIDIALWDLLGKTSNQPVYRLLGASKPKVRAYFAPSLKPTPAIVEEVKEAVDNGFTAMKLRVTGDLASAVELIGSVRDAIGRNPDIMVDANMSYDRRGAYELAKELEPFRLTWLEEPILARSLSQYVEDNTWLSDRINIPLAGGESLLTRYEYIDLLSRRTFDVLQPDCTSVGGITEAKRVADMASAWNITCVPHIACSSGTGIALAAGLHMILACENSPMIEFDAYGGPGWDGLLVDPLEVKDGFVQVKDAPGLGVELSPSAFDVYHLDL